The following proteins are co-located in the Flectobacillus major DSM 103 genome:
- the rimP gene encoding ribosome maturation factor RimP: MLKDKIIALLEPHLENDTFFVVDIQVHELKTRTNITILLDSDEGIKIEECAKISRRLANEIETLELITSAYNLEVSSPGIDQPLTLIRQYVKNVGRSLKIHLKEGGEKVGTLEEVKEDGIIFLEELKKKPKKGEVVEPVLIPFTNIDKAKVQISFK, encoded by the coding sequence ATGTTAAAAGATAAAATTATAGCCTTGCTTGAACCCCATTTAGAGAACGATACTTTCTTTGTGGTTGATATCCAAGTACATGAGCTAAAAACTCGTACCAATATTACTATTCTTCTTGATTCCGATGAAGGAATAAAAATTGAAGAATGTGCCAAAATTAGCCGTCGATTGGCCAACGAAATCGAAACCTTAGAGCTGATTACGTCGGCTTATAATTTGGAAGTTTCATCGCCAGGTATCGATCAGCCCTTAACACTGATTCGCCAATATGTAAAAAATGTTGGTCGTTCGCTCAAAATTCATTTGAAAGAAGGCGGAGAAAAAGTAGGGACATTGGAAGAGGTAAAAGAAGACGGAATTATTTTCTTGGAAGAACTCAAGAAGAAGCCCAAAAAAGGGGAAGTAGTCGAGCCAGTATTGATACCATTTACAAATATTGATAAAGCAAAAGTACAGATATCGTTTAAATAA
- a CDS encoding GNAT family N-acetyltransferase codes for MHIRQAQTTDLVAVLQLYADVLDKGNVLSLPQAEKLFHKMQSYPNYRVYVAEEASQIVGTFALLIMDNLAHQGTPSGIVEDVAVQVDQQGKGIGKAMMQFAMAICQESGCYKLVLSSNQRRTEAHAFYESLGFERHGFSFQVIT; via the coding sequence ATGCACATACGCCAAGCACAAACTACTGATTTAGTGGCTGTTTTACAGCTTTATGCCGATGTCCTCGACAAAGGAAATGTTTTGTCATTGCCCCAAGCCGAAAAGCTATTTCATAAAATGCAATCCTACCCTAATTACCGAGTATATGTTGCCGAGGAGGCATCGCAAATAGTAGGAACATTTGCTTTATTGATTATGGACAATCTGGCACATCAAGGTACACCCTCAGGGATAGTCGAAGACGTAGCCGTGCAAGTCGACCAGCAAGGAAAGGGCATTGGCAAAGCCATGATGCAGTTTGCGATGGCCATTTGCCAAGAATCAGGCTGTTATAAACTGGTGCTTTCGAGCAATCAAAGGCGTACCGAAGCCCATGCTTTTTATGAATCATTGGGTTTTGAACGACACGGCTTTAGTTTTCAGGTAATTACCTAG
- the rimO gene encoding 30S ribosomal protein S12 methylthiotransferase RimO, whose product MKTKTLGKNKVNIVTLGCSKNLVDSEVIYTQLRGNGMDVTHEAKKDDANIVIVNTCGFIDNAKQESIDTILRYVDAKEAGVIDKLYVTGCLSHRYKDDLEKEIPTVDAFFGTNELPRLLKTLKADYKHELIGERLLTTPAHYAYLKIAEGCDRPCSFCAIPLMRGGHVSRSIEDLVTEAKSLVKRGTKELILIAQDLTYYGLDIYKKRNLSELLDRLSDIDGMEWIRLQYAYPAGFPMDVLDMMAAKPNICKYLDMPLQSGSTEVLKKMRRGITREKTEELIDAIRQKVPDIALRTTLIAGHPGETEADFEETYQFVEKMRFDRLGVFTYSHEENTHSHTFEDDIPEEVKQERADEIMALQQEISLELNQAKIGNTYKVLFDRKEGGYFIGRTQFDSPEVDNEVLIPASQYVRLGDFAEVKITSAEEFDLYGQLAQ is encoded by the coding sequence ATGAAAACGAAAACATTAGGAAAAAATAAAGTTAATATCGTTACACTTGGTTGTAGTAAAAACCTTGTCGACTCAGAGGTGATTTATACACAATTGCGTGGAAATGGCATGGACGTTACCCACGAAGCCAAAAAAGACGATGCCAATATTGTTATTGTTAATACTTGTGGTTTTATTGATAATGCCAAACAAGAATCTATCGATACCATTCTGCGTTATGTCGATGCCAAAGAAGCTGGCGTAATAGATAAGCTTTATGTTACGGGCTGCTTGTCGCACCGCTACAAAGATGATTTAGAAAAAGAAATCCCTACAGTAGATGCGTTTTTTGGTACAAACGAATTGCCTCGTTTGCTAAAAACCCTCAAGGCCGACTACAAACATGAATTGATTGGCGAACGTTTGTTGACTACGCCAGCTCATTATGCGTATTTAAAAATTGCAGAAGGCTGCGACCGTCCTTGTTCTTTTTGTGCTATTCCTTTGATGCGTGGAGGACACGTTTCTCGTTCTATCGAAGACCTTGTCACAGAAGCTAAGTCGTTGGTAAAACGTGGTACAAAAGAGCTCATTTTGATTGCTCAAGACTTAACCTATTACGGACTAGATATTTACAAAAAACGCAACTTGTCTGAGTTACTCGACCGCCTCTCTGATATTGACGGAATGGAGTGGATTCGTTTGCAATATGCGTATCCGGCAGGCTTCCCAATGGATGTGCTTGACATGATGGCCGCCAAGCCTAATATCTGCAAATACCTTGATATGCCTTTACAAAGTGGTTCAACAGAGGTATTGAAAAAAATGCGTCGGGGTATTACACGTGAGAAAACCGAAGAGCTGATTGATGCGATTCGTCAAAAAGTACCAGATATTGCTCTTAGAACAACCCTGATTGCTGGTCACCCAGGCGAAACTGAGGCCGATTTTGAAGAAACATATCAGTTTGTAGAAAAAATGCGTTTCGACCGATTGGGCGTATTTACCTATTCTCACGAAGAAAATACGCATTCTCATACCTTTGAAGATGATATTCCTGAAGAGGTAAAACAAGAACGTGCCGACGAAATTATGGCACTACAACAAGAAATATCATTGGAATTGAATCAGGCTAAAATAGGAAATACCTACAAAGTATTATTCGATAGAAAAGAAGGAGGATACTTTATTGGTAGAACCCAATTTGATTCGCCCGAGGTAGACAACGAAGTGTTGATTCCTGCTAGTCAGTACGTAAGATTGGGTGATTTTGCTGAGGTAAAAATTACATCGGCCGAAGAGTTTGATTTGTATGGACAGTTGGCTCAATAA
- the nusA gene encoding transcription termination factor NusA: MNSAELIASFADFAKEKNVDRPTMIKVLEEVFRTMIRKKYGTDANFDVIINPESGDLEMWRTREIVDDNSEDIWDYDKIPLAEARRIQPDFEIGEEVAELIKLEDFGRRIVQTARQTLIQKVKDLEKEGLFDKYKDLVGEMVSGDVYQIVGKELIIADGEKNELILPKAEMISKDRFKKGEPVRAVIHRVEMNNGTPKIILSRTSPVFLERLFEQEIPEIYDGQIMIRKIVREPGERAKVAVESYDDRIDPVGACVGMKGSRIHGIVRELQNENIDVINYTENLELLVARALSPAKVSSMVIDKERKRIAVYLQPDQVSLAIGKGGQNIKLAGKLVGYELDVYRDIKQEEVDDEDVDLTEFSDEIEDWILEELHRIGLDTAKQVLKLSSEELVRRTELEEETVNEVLSILRSEFE; encoded by the coding sequence ATGAATAGTGCAGAGTTAATAGCGTCGTTTGCGGATTTTGCCAAAGAAAAAAACGTTGACCGCCCGACGATGATTAAAGTGTTGGAAGAGGTATTTCGTACAATGATTCGTAAAAAATACGGAACGGATGCCAACTTCGACGTAATCATCAACCCTGAAAGCGGGGACTTAGAAATGTGGCGTACCCGTGAGATTGTCGATGACAACTCAGAAGATATTTGGGATTATGACAAAATACCTTTGGCCGAAGCTCGCCGAATCCAACCCGATTTTGAAATCGGTGAAGAGGTAGCCGAACTTATCAAGTTGGAGGATTTTGGTCGTCGTATTGTTCAGACGGCACGTCAAACCTTGATACAGAAAGTAAAAGACCTTGAAAAAGAAGGCCTTTTCGATAAGTACAAGGATTTGGTAGGAGAAATGGTAAGCGGCGATGTATATCAGATTGTAGGCAAAGAGTTAATCATTGCAGATGGCGAAAAAAATGAACTTATTTTGCCAAAAGCCGAAATGATTTCTAAAGACCGCTTCAAGAAAGGCGAGCCAGTAAGAGCGGTAATTCACCGTGTAGAAATGAATAATGGTACTCCCAAAATTATTCTTTCTCGTACGTCTCCTGTTTTCTTGGAAAGATTGTTTGAGCAGGAAATACCTGAAATTTATGATGGTCAAATCATGATTCGTAAAATTGTACGTGAACCAGGCGAACGTGCCAAAGTTGCTGTAGAATCTTATGATGACCGTATCGACCCAGTAGGAGCTTGCGTGGGGATGAAAGGTTCTCGTATTCATGGGATTGTTCGTGAATTACAGAACGAAAATATCGACGTAATTAATTATACCGAAAACCTCGAACTATTGGTGGCTCGTGCTTTAAGCCCTGCCAAAGTAAGCTCGATGGTGATTGATAAAGAAAGAAAGCGTATTGCTGTATATCTTCAGCCCGACCAAGTGTCGTTGGCTATTGGTAAAGGTGGTCAGAATATCAAGCTTGCTGGTAAATTAGTAGGCTATGAATTGGACGTTTACCGTGATATTAAGCAAGAAGAAGTGGACGATGAAGATGTGGATTTGACAGAATTCTCAGATGAAATCGAAGACTGGATTTTGGAAGAATTACACCGTATTGGTTTAGATACAGCCAAGCAGGTGCTTAAACTTAGTAGTGAGGAACTCGTTCGTCGTACAGAACTAGAAGAAGAAACGGTGAACGAAGTATTATCAATTTTACGTTCTGAGTTTGAATAA
- a CDS encoding amidohydrolase family protein, giving the protein MNKFTSYCITLLLGILLSNNLFAQILKAPNRAEGEGQFNRLIIRGVNLVNGTGSPMQGPCDIVVEKNKIVQIKVVGYPGVPIDPQSRPKANPGDKELDCTGMYMLPGFIDMHGHIGGKSQGTPAEYVYKLWLGHGITTIRDPSAGNGLDWTLDQKHKSEKNEITAPRIMAYTAFGMGAKESITTAEQARAWVEENAKKGADGIKFFGAKPEIMDAALRRNKELGLRSACHHAQVDVARWNVLSSARAGLTSMEHWYGLPEALFDSQTIQDYPADYNYGNEQNRFEEAGKLWKQAAKQGSKRWNDVMEEMLKLDFTIDPTFNIYEANRELMLARRAEWHEDYTLPQLWRFYQPSRISHGSYWQDWGTEQEVAWKENYKLWMTFVNEYKNRGGRVTTGSDSGFIFQLYGFAYIRELELLREAGFHPLEVIRAATLKGAEALGIDDKVGSVEVGKLADLVILEENPLKNLKVLYGTGAIRLTESNEVKRVGGVKYTIKDGVIYDAKKLLEDVRKIVAEAKKTENFEIFQPGLEKKTSGKVQGSHKE; this is encoded by the coding sequence ATGAACAAATTTACCTCTTATTGTATCACCTTACTATTAGGCATACTGCTGTCTAACAACCTTTTTGCCCAGATTTTAAAAGCCCCCAACCGAGCCGAGGGCGAAGGGCAATTTAACCGATTGATTATACGAGGGGTCAACCTTGTCAACGGTACGGGGTCGCCAATGCAAGGGCCTTGCGATATTGTTGTAGAAAAAAATAAAATTGTACAAATCAAAGTTGTAGGATACCCTGGTGTACCTATCGACCCACAAAGTAGACCCAAAGCCAACCCTGGCGACAAAGAACTAGATTGTACTGGTATGTATATGCTACCAGGTTTTATAGATATGCACGGCCATATTGGTGGGAAATCGCAAGGTACACCAGCCGAATATGTTTATAAACTTTGGCTAGGGCACGGTATCACGACTATTCGTGACCCTTCGGCAGGAAATGGATTAGACTGGACATTAGACCAAAAGCATAAATCCGAGAAAAATGAAATTACCGCCCCTCGTATTATGGCTTATACAGCTTTTGGAATGGGAGCCAAGGAGTCTATTACTACCGCTGAGCAAGCACGAGCATGGGTAGAAGAAAATGCTAAAAAAGGAGCAGACGGTATTAAGTTTTTTGGGGCAAAACCCGAAATTATGGATGCCGCTTTGCGAAGAAACAAAGAGCTTGGTCTGCGTTCGGCCTGCCACCATGCCCAAGTGGATGTGGCTCGCTGGAATGTACTAAGCTCGGCACGAGCAGGACTCACCTCGATGGAACACTGGTATGGCTTGCCCGAAGCTCTATTTGATAGCCAAACGATTCAGGATTATCCAGCCGATTATAATTATGGCAATGAACAAAACAGATTTGAAGAAGCAGGAAAGCTTTGGAAACAAGCCGCCAAGCAGGGTTCAAAACGCTGGAATGATGTAATGGAGGAAATGCTCAAACTTGACTTTACGATCGACCCAACCTTCAATATCTACGAAGCCAATCGTGAGTTGATGTTGGCTCGCCGAGCAGAATGGCACGAAGATTATACCCTTCCTCAATTGTGGCGTTTTTATCAGCCCTCTCGGATTTCTCATGGCTCGTATTGGCAAGATTGGGGAACAGAACAAGAAGTAGCGTGGAAAGAAAACTACAAACTATGGATGACCTTTGTTAATGAATACAAAAACCGTGGCGGTCGAGTAACCACTGGCTCGGACTCTGGCTTTATTTTCCAGCTTTACGGTTTTGCCTATATTCGCGAACTTGAGTTGCTTCGCGAGGCTGGGTTTCATCCTTTAGAAGTTATCAGAGCCGCTACCCTCAAAGGAGCAGAAGCACTGGGTATAGACGACAAAGTAGGTAGCGTAGAAGTAGGGAAATTAGCAGATTTAGTAATTTTAGAAGAAAATCCACTCAAAAACCTCAAAGTACTATACGGTACAGGAGCAATAAGGCTTACTGAAAGCAACGAAGTAAAAAGAGTTGGCGGGGTTAAATATACCATTAAAGATGGGGTAATTTATGATGCCAAAAAGCTGTTAGAAGATGTACGAAAAATTGTTGCGGAAGCAAAAAAGACAGAAAACTTTGAAATATTTCAGCCTGGTTTGGAAAAGAAAACCTCTGGCAAAGTGCAGGGCAGCCATAAAGAATAA
- a CDS encoding DUF4833 domain-containing protein — MISTFYNATVSLAQKNKHVTPPSADQFPTPPDAENRLFYIQRSSNTNTILYDANILEDNKLDTKSPVHAYWIRYTEGGKKQELSNIQRTLAYGLHTNPIKGEPNAYEGHFLAYRKRKFIVKIDAKGEAVALFPINGKMQVLKRVFVSVDESGMMPSVVYIDLWGKDATTGKEVYERFKP; from the coding sequence TTGATATCCACATTTTATAATGCTACAGTTAGTTTAGCTCAAAAAAATAAGCACGTTACGCCACCATCAGCCGATCAGTTCCCGACTCCGCCCGATGCCGAAAATCGCCTTTTTTATATTCAGCGTAGCTCCAATACCAACACTATCTTGTACGATGCTAATATACTAGAAGACAACAAGTTGGACACCAAAAGCCCTGTGCATGCTTACTGGATTCGTTATACAGAAGGTGGCAAAAAGCAGGAACTAAGCAATATCCAACGCACCTTGGCGTATGGCTTGCATACCAATCCTATCAAGGGTGAGCCAAATGCTTATGAAGGGCATTTTTTGGCTTATCGTAAAAGAAAGTTTATTGTAAAAATAGATGCCAAAGGCGAAGCTGTAGCTTTATTTCCAATTAACGGAAAAATGCAAGTTTTGAAAAGGGTATTTGTAAGCGTTGATGAAAGCGGTATGATGCCTTCGGTTGTGTATATCGACTTGTGGGGTAAAGACGCTACTACAGGAAAAGAAGTTTATGAACGTTTCAAACCATAA